A part of Paenibacillus sp. IHBB 10380 genomic DNA contains:
- a CDS encoding aminotransferase-like domain-containing protein translates to MNKYSQLILALEEQIQEGEFSQGNKLPSIRSMAERYGCNKSTVIRAYEEMEKRHLIYSIPKSGYYVVQKQSAYKDSSVEDSQKMILDFGSSAPDQLVFPYVDFQHCINKAIDSYKDDLFTYGTRRGLSSLILVLQKHLAGYQVFTNKEQIVVTSGVQQALAILASMPFPSSRDTIVIEQPGYFLFIEMLNIMNIPVIGIPRNEEGLDLEKLEEIFATGTIKFFYTMPRFHNPLGTSLTMKQKQEIARLAHKYDVYIVEDDYLADLENDSKADPIYAYASSPHVIYLKSYSKILFPGLRVGVAVIPPLLIDMFSRFKVIFDVDTSMLSQAALEIYMKSGMFDRHRERIKSSYYRKMKLLNEALVRNSDHESFAAAPRNRGVHTIVPMPNKLSFETLRIALKKRNIIVDSTESYYLPGGYTETTLRLNVSNVPDTSIATGIEIIRKEIDRLNISR, encoded by the coding sequence ATGAACAAATACTCACAATTGATTCTAGCGCTTGAAGAACAGATTCAAGAGGGCGAATTCTCTCAAGGAAACAAACTGCCTTCGATCAGAAGTATGGCAGAGAGATATGGCTGTAACAAAAGCACCGTTATTCGTGCTTATGAGGAGATGGAGAAGCGTCATCTCATATATTCTATCCCCAAGAGTGGATACTATGTAGTACAGAAGCAGAGTGCGTACAAAGATAGCTCAGTTGAAGATAGTCAAAAAATGATATTGGATTTTGGATCATCAGCACCAGATCAGCTTGTATTCCCTTATGTTGATTTTCAGCATTGTATTAATAAAGCTATCGATTCTTATAAGGATGATTTATTTACCTATGGAACACGAAGGGGTCTCTCTTCTCTGATCCTAGTTCTACAGAAACACTTAGCCGGATATCAGGTGTTTACGAATAAGGAGCAAATTGTGGTGACATCGGGTGTTCAGCAAGCGCTAGCAATTCTTGCCTCTATGCCTTTTCCGAGTAGCCGGGACACGATTGTTATTGAGCAACCGGGGTACTTTTTATTCATTGAGATGCTGAATATAATGAATATTCCGGTTATAGGGATACCTAGAAATGAAGAGGGGCTAGATCTGGAGAAGTTGGAGGAAATATTCGCTACAGGTACGATAAAATTTTTCTACACGATGCCTCGTTTTCATAACCCGTTAGGAACATCCTTGACGATGAAGCAGAAGCAGGAAATCGCACGACTGGCACATAAATATGATGTATACATAGTTGAGGATGATTATCTAGCAGATCTAGAGAATGACTCCAAGGCAGATCCTATTTATGCTTACGCTTCTTCACCTCATGTGATTTATCTCAAAAGCTACTCCAAAATTCTCTTCCCAGGCCTACGAGTAGGTGTTGCTGTTATACCCCCGTTGTTGATCGATATGTTCAGCCGATTCAAAGTCATATTTGACGTGGATACTTCTATGCTATCTCAGGCGGCACTCGAAATATATATGAAAAGTGGAATGTTCGATAGGCATCGTGAACGGATCAAGTCTTCATACTATAGAAAAATGAAGCTGTTAAATGAAGCCTTAGTACGGAATTCTGATCATGAGTCATTCGCTGCTGCTCCGCGTAATCGGGGCGTGCATACCATTGTGCCCATGCCTAATAAGCTCTCATTTGAAACACTGAGGATTGCACTAAAGAAGCGTAACATCATTGTAGATAGTACCGAGTCTTATTATCTACCTGGAGGATATACTGAGACAACGCTGCGATTGAACGTATCTAATGTTCCAGATACCAGTATAGCTACAGGAATTGAAATCATCCGTAAGGAAATAGATCGATTGAATATTTCACGCTGA